The following coding sequences lie in one Trichoderma breve strain T069 chromosome 1, whole genome shotgun sequence genomic window:
- a CDS encoding cyclin domain-containing protein codes for MPGGVCAVLDYEVDMMAEYVAEMATRVVTPEASVTSPFRKFVSQILTSTRLPSTTILLGMNYLAKRINSMKSQGPYKASEGQVWRFLTVSLLLGSKFLDDNTFQNRSWSEVSGIPVSELNTLEYDWLQAMNWRLYVNLDESKDYQAWLDNWREWQQMKKRRAAQASRERLAALVPAIDTDLARYNSNRCSPHSRYIQAQIAEYERYQAMKAQQHTYRSRETTWSNNPWNAPLTPPDSGYGTPEYAMSAASSNARYNEWFAQAAAQYSSRYPQPPAHNTFYPNRQPSYASHYPYHHHSGWEHGVAECGCPGCVEPMKQTPYFMSHGYGQPVMG; via the coding sequence ATGCCCGGAGGCGTTTGTGCCGTCCTCGATTATGAGGTCGACATGATGGCTGAGTATGTCGCCGAGATGGCTACTCGCGTTGTTACTCCCGAGGCTAGCGTCACCTCTCCCTTCCGGAAGTTCGTGTCGCAGATCCTCACCTCCACGAGACTGCCCAGTACGACCATTCTTCTTGGAATGAACTATCTCGCCAAGAGAATCAACTCCATGAAGAGTCAGGGTCCGTACAAGGCCTCCGAGGGTCAAGTTTGGCGATTCCTCACCGTTTCgctcctcctcggcagcaAGTTCTTGGACGACAACACCTTTCAGAACCGATCCTGGTCTGAGGTTAGCGGTATTCCCGTCTCTGAGCTCAACACTCTGGAGTATGATTGGCTTCAGGCCATGAACTGGCGCCTCTACGTCAACCTTGATGAGAGCAAGGACTATCAGGCCTGGCTTGACAACTGGCGTGAGTGgcagcagatgaagaagcgaCGAGCCGCCCAGGCGAGCCGCGAGcgcttggctgctttggtCCCTGCCATCGATACCGACTTGGCCAGGTACAACAGCAACCGCTGCTCTCCTCACTCGCGCTACATTCAGGCTCAAATCGCAGAGTATGAGCGCTACCAGGCCATGAAGGCCCAGCAGCACACCTACCGCTCTCGCGAGACCACTTGGTCCAACAACCCGTGGAATGCGCCTCTTACTCCTCCGGACTCTGGCTATGGCACTCCCGAGTACGCCATGTCGGCCGCCTCTAGCAACGCTCGCTACAACGAGTGGTTCGCTCAGGCCGCAGCTCAGTACAGCAGCCGATACCCCCAGCCTCCGGCTCACAATACGTTTTACCCCAACCGTCAACCATCGTATGCATCTCACTACCCGTACCACCACCACAGTGGTTGGGAGCACGGTGTTGCTGAGTGCGGTTGCCCGGGATGTGTCGAGCCCATGAAGCAGACGCCTTATTTCATGTCCCATGGATATGGCCAGCCCGTCATGGGTTAA
- a CDS encoding inner membrane protein import complex subunit tim54 domain-containing protein has product MADANPNPSIPPASGSGASKPPRPRNPVFKMMGLPALPRKLPSRNWLIFWAVSSSIAGAIIYDKREKNRATAKWRRAVAPLSKELLPNSSQLPRKLTVYLEAPPGDGLRTAQDHFIEYVKPILAASGLDWEFVQGRQQGDVRAAVAEKIRRSRKATERPGEELPQTDEAIVEQQRKKIGLPEYEGIKGDIVIGRHTWKEYVRGLHEGWLGPLDAPPLPVVETLEDKPEPETPSTEGEGDKKPEDKKPEEEEKKDKRPPQPRPHNSPDDYPSAALPASIPAEFSPSTPIAFPHRLGFRHTFVRLGRFLTRRHLADDIGREVAAVCFAAARDWREVDGQYEQQLVLKQEEDDWPKFVWKDEPEPVDEAEKAKKAAEPPKEKIWASPLVVDSRIVERMRRFEIQAEDEARAQKIVVPEAEIEGWIKRSLRSLYHWGASSFASKPTGPNVGNLDDD; this is encoded by the coding sequence ATGGCCGAcgccaatcccaatccctcGATCCCGCCAGCCTCGGGCTCAGGCGCTTCAAAACCTCCTCGTCCGCGCAATCCCGTCTTCAAGATGATGGGTCTCCCGGCCCTCCCTCGCAAGCTCCCCTCCCGCAATTGGCTCATCTTCTGGGCCgtctcatcatccatcgcCGGCGCAATCATCTACGACAAGCGCGAAAAGAATCGCGCAACAGCGAAATGGCGCCGAGCTGTTGCACCCCTCTCCAAAGAGCTGCTCCCCAATTCGAGCCAGCTGCCCCGCAAACTTACCGTCTATCTGGAGGCCCCTCCTGGAGATGGTCTACGCACTGCTCAGGATCACTTCATCGAATATGTTAAGCCTATTCTAGCGGCATCGGGTCTCGACTGGGAGTTTGTTCAGGGCCGGCAGCAGGGTGACGTGCGAGCGGCTGTGGCCGAGAAGATTAGGAGATCCAGGAAGGCCACCGAGCGGCCGGGCGAAGAGCTGCCGCAAAcagatgaagccattgtggaacagcagaggaagaagattgggCTACCAGAATACGAAGGCATCAAGGGCGATATCGTCATTGGTCGACACACTTGGAAAGAGTATGTTCGAGGACTACACGAGGGATGGCTCGGTCCCCTCGACGCACCGCCATTGCCAGTCGTTGAAACTCTCGAAGACAAGCCCGAACCCGAAACCCCATCCACAGAAGGCGAGGGTGACAAGAAGCCCGAGGACAAGAagccggaagaagaagaaaagaaggacaagCGACCACCGCAGCCCCGCCCTCACAACTCACCCGACGACTATCCCTCCGCAGCCCTCCCGGCCAGCATCCCCGCCGAGTTCTCCCCCTCTACCCCCATCGCTTTCCCCCACCGCCTCGGCTTCCGTCACACCTTTGTCCGCCTTGGCCGCTTCCTGACCCGCCGTCACCTGGCAGATGACATTGGCCGAGAGGTCGCTGCAGTGTGTTTCGCCGCCGCGCGAGACTGGCGTGAGGTCGACGGTCAGTACGAGCAGCAACTTGTCCTGAagcaggaggaagacgacTGGCCCAAGTTTGTCTGGAAGGACGAGCCTGAGCCCGTTGACGAGGcggaaaaggccaaaaagGCCGCCGAGCCGCCCAAGGAGAAGATCTGGGCCTCGCCTCTGGTAGTCGACTCGCGCATCGTGGAACGAATGCGCCGCTTCGAGATTCAGGCCGAGGACGAGGCTCGCGCGCAGAAGATTGTCGTTCCGGAGGCAGAGATTGAGGGCTGGATCAAGCGCAGCCTGCGGAGCTTGTATCACTGGGGCGCCAGCTCTTTCGCCAGCAAGCCCACGGGCCCTAATGTGGGAAActtggatgatgattga